Below is a window of Brachyspira pilosicoli DNA.
ATTTTTTCTGACGGGCAATAAAATAGTTAAATAAAATCCAACAATTGTTGTAAAAAGAAAAATTAATATTGCAGCTATGATAGGGTTTTTATAAGCCCATTTTTTATACACATCAAATAACTTTTGTTGCCTATTAAGTAATACAACATTTTCTTTATTTATTTCATATAAATCATTTTTGAACTCTTCAATTTCATTTTTATCAATATCTTTTAAATTTACATTTTCATCTTCTTCTAACTTTAAAAATACTTTATCAATGGAGTCAGAAAAAACTTTTTTGTAATTTAATTCAGGAATATTTTTAGATAGTTCTTCATATTGTTTAAGAGCATCATGAAAACTATTAATAACATTAAAGCCCATAATCTTCTTATATTCTTTTTTATATAGTTTTTCATATTGTTTAAGAGCATCATGGAAACTATTAATAACATTAACCCCCATAATCTTCTTATATTCTTTTTTATGTAATTCCATAACATTACTAATAGCATTTGAAATTGAACATGAAGCTGATTTTAATAAATCTGAATTGACAGATTGTAAAAAATAATTTGAAATATCTGGTAAAGTTTTATTTGCTTCTTTAAGTTGTTCAGATAATGAATTTGCAATTAAATCTTTATTTTCCATTTAATCTCCATTAACAATATTTTTAACTATATAAATAAAAATAGCCAAGCCCAGAAACTGAGCTTGACTATTAAGAGAAGATATTATTTTTTATGTTTTGTAATATCTTTCAAAGTATATTTAGCACTTTTTCCATTTGATGGTGGAAATTTTTTATCTTTAACCATCGTAATTTCTAAATTACTACTATTAACTTGATACTGACCACTAACTTCGCATTTTTGACCTGTATTAAATTTTTTATTCATTTTTTATTAATTCCTTTATTCTTTAAATTTTGTTCGAGTTGAGTATGAGTTTGGTAATTTCCTTTTTCTATCTCTTTTTTTACTATATCCGCATATTTTTTAGGATATTTACCTTGCTCATACTTAATCTCATGTTTTTGTTTTTTATCTATAAATTTATCATCTCTAGCTTTGTTTTCTGCCATATTAAACTCCTTATATAGCATAATTATATAATACATTTTATACTAACTAGTATAATTTTTAGTCAAAATGTATAAAATACTAAAAAAACTAACCTTGCATATTGACATATATATGATTTATATATATAATTATATATATAAATCAGGGTGGTATTTTAATCATATAAATTCCTCCTTGAGAAAATAATATCCAATTTAAAATATTGGTAATTTCTTTTATTACGCACAATTAAAGTTTGGCGACCGTATTGTGCGTAATTTTTTATTTTACATTTCATTATACATTCTTATTAAAAAATAGCAAGTTTAAATCTCCATATTTTCGGATTTTTTTTCATAAAATTAACTTTTTTCTTCATAAAACTCCTTTTTTATTTCAAATATAAATATATTATAACATATTTTTAAAAAAATACAAGTAAAATATATTTATTATAACTTTATTATAAGTGAAACTTATAATAAATATAACCATTAATATTAATAAAAGTAAAATAAAAAATTAATTTTTTTTAGAAAAAATAAAAAAAACAAGGGAAGTAGCTCCCTTGTTTAAATAATTCGAGTTATCAAAACCTAAACTATAAAATTATCATTTTTAGTTATCACCCTCTACAATCTTAATATCACTTTCATCTAAATTATAAATTTTATAGACTAAACTATCTATTTGCCTATCTATTGCATTAATCTGCCTGTTAATCATAGTGATAGAATTAGGATTTTTCTCAGCGGACAACTTTTTGTTTAAAGTGATGATGTTGTCAACAAGCGTAACGATTTTGTCATGCATTTCCCTGTCTTGTGTATTAGACATATCTAATAATGGTATAGGTATTGATTCTAATTGATTTTTTTGTATATGGGGAAATAAGGTATCATCATTAACATAGATATTTTTAAACCAAAAATTTACTACTTTTGAATTTAAAACCGCTAACAAATAATTAATATTACTTTCATCAATTATATGAACATTATAAACTACATTAGTATTACAATAACCTACTTCATCTAAAGCAAATTCTATATTATTAGATACAAATTTTGTTACCATTTTAGGCACTTTAGTAAATATCTCTTCTCTCTTAAAAATTTTTGATTCATTTTTAAAATCTGGATGCACATAATATTCGCCCTCTGTTATAACATATCTACTAATATTTTCACCTCGTATCATTTTATATTTACTTTTTTCTTTATTAATCTTCTCATTATTAAAACCGCACTCAAAACCTCTAATAATATCACAATGTGAGCCTAATTTTGAATAATTAGATAATTCTATTTTATTAATCAAATTAATATTATTTTCTTTTAATAAAAATGGGAATAAATTAAATGGCATATTATCTACAAATTTTATGTCTATATCCTGAAAATAATTATATATACCTTTTTTAAACATTCCTACTTTTACCTTTGAATTTTTATTTGATTTAGAACATATTATTATATTAGCCTCTACTGAAGCACCTAAAAAAGGTTTTTCAGCATCAATATATCCTGTTATATGGAAATTATCTATATAAAATTTTCTTAACTCTTTAAAGTTTTCATTAGTGGCTAATCTTTTAGGAAGTATAAAACTGTATATACCATTTTCATTTAATAATTTATATGATAACTCTGTAAATAAAGAATATAAATCATATTGACCAACTGCAAGAGTAAATTTATTTTTAAAATATTCTTTAAATAAATTATTAAAATCTACAGTTCTGATACTTACATACGGCGGATTGCCTATCACTATATCAAAGCCGCCGCCTTTAAAAATATTTTTAAATTCGTCTTCCCAATCAAAACAATTTATTTTATATTGCGTCTCCTCATCAAAATCAAGCATCGACTGGCTTTCATAAAAATCATTGCCTATCAAACTGTTCCCGCACTTGATGTTGTCCTCCAATGACGGTAAAGCCCGCTCATTAAATAAATCCTGATTGTTCTGTATTGACGCTGGGCTCTCCCCCTCCAAACATTTCATTAGTAGCGATAATTTCGTTACCTCTACCGCATTGCTGTCTATGTCCACACCAAATATGTTGTTGCGTAATATCTGCTTCTTTATCCAAATTGTTAAATCCCCATTCTCCTTTATTACATCTTCTTTCACCCCCTTAAACTTCGCCCTGTCCTTTATCTTGTTGTAATATTCTATATGATAATTAAGTAAATATTTATACGCCCCAAGTAAAAAACTGCCGCTACCGCAAGCAGGGTCCAATATCTTTATATTGGCTATCTCCTCTGGCTTCTTACCCTTTATCGCCTCCCCAACCGTATTCGCTACTATATAATCTACTATATACTCTGGTGTATAATAAACCCCTCCTGCCTTACGCACCTCTGGTTTTAATTCTATCTTTGCACTATGGTTCTTACCTATAGTGATAGTTTTGCCGAGAAACTGCTCATAAGCATTCCCTATTATCTCAACCGATATCACAGAAAACTCATAAGGACTCAAAGGATAATAAAGCTCATTAATAATCTCTTTTATCACCTTATTATCAATCACAATACTGCTGCTAATACTGTCTTTAGAGAAATCAAACAGCCCGGAATTATACCTACCGTCAGCATGTTCAAAAACTCTTAAAAGATTGCTGTAAAAATTGTCATTTTTGTTTTCACAAGTTTTTTTCAAATCGCCATACTCTTCGATACCTCTGTCCTCAGCGGCCCTCAAAAATATAATTCTGTCAATAATCTGCTGCACTGCATAATTCAAATCACGTACAGATAAATCTTTGTTTAATTTAGATATATTAGAAGCGAGTTTAGTACGTAGATTGTCAAGGGTGATTAAAAAATCTATATCAACGCTTTCAGTACCTTTTTTGTTAGAAGTACCAGCAATATATTTTTCAAGGGAGCCCTGTTCAATTTTTTCTTTGTTAAGTATCTCATAAAGAAAATCGAATTTTTTTAAATAATCCTCAAAATGAATATATTCAATTCTTGCAGTAGAGGCCTTATCATTAACATTAGGTTTTCTGGTGCAATCATAAATAGCAAGTTCTTCAAAATCTGTGAGGAAACTAATCCCGAGCTTTGCACTCCAACCATACCTCCTAAGCTGGAAAGCAGGTAAACTGTCCTCTTTGAGATTAACACCTGGCTTTTTAGCCTCAACAAAGAAAACCCTATTCCCCCCAATACGAAATGCATAATCAGGAGCTTTAGTTTCTTTCCCAACTTTAACTTTATCCTCATGAATTACATCACGATAAGTTTGCGATTTCCCCGCCCTGTTAGACACATCCCAACCGAACGCCTCAAAGAACGGATCCAAAAAATCCCTTCTAGTTTCCGTTTCATTATAATTTTTATTAGTATATTGTTCTCTGTTATTTCTAAACTTAATAACAAGCTCTTCAACTTTTTTATAAACTTCATCTTTGCTATGCATAAAAATACTCCCCCAATTACTTACATAAGAAAATATTAATAAAAAAATATTGATTGTAAAAAACAATTTTGTTATTTTTACATAGTATAAGTAATTTTTTTTAATTATTCAATGAAAGAGAGAATTTTTTATATAATATTTTAAAAGATAAAAAATAACAAATATAAATGAGTATACAAAAAAAGCGAAAGATTATTTTTATCTAACCTTTCGCTTTTTAAAACCTATAAAAAATTATTATAATTTTTTTAATTCTTCCAAATTTCCTGAATCTATAATCTGTCTTTTAAACTCTTCTTCAGACAATATATTTTTGATTCCTATAATTTTACTATCATCTTTCACAGCTTCTTTTACTTTTTCTAAAAAAGCAAAAGGGCAAAATATTAAATTATATTCATCTATCTTATTGTTTTGCAAATCAGAATGTTCTATTTGAGCATCTTTTATATCAAAACTTTCTAAAACTCTTTTAATTTTTTCTACCATCATTAAACTAGTTCCAGAACCATTAGCACAAATTGCAAGCACTTTTAACATTTTTATTTATACTCCTTCTAACAAAATTATTTTTTCATTAATTCATCTACATACTTAACTATATCAAATCCAGCATTCAAAGCCTTAGCAATAGAACCTCCAGATTTATATAATATATCTCCAGCTATAAATAAGTTTTTAACAGAGCTTTCATGTTTATCATTAACTATAGGCACTCCGCTTTCATCTAACTCTATATCACACCTCTTTAAGAAATCTATTGGAGCAACTCCTCCTAAAGCATATATTACTCTGTCATAAGTATCATCAGCACCATCAGCATAATGAACTAATACTTTTCCATTACTGTCTTCTATAGATTTAATATCAACACCTAATCTTGGCTTTACTTTACCGCTCGCTATATCTTCTTTAATAGTTTCTAAGTTCTTTTCATTAGGTCTTGTAAATTCAGCCTTTCTGTAATTGATTGTAACATCATTATCCTTACCTAAAAGATAAGCATACTCAACAGCAGAGTTTCCTCCGCCAACTACTAATACTTTTTCGTTTTCTTTGCATTTGTAAATATTAAAGTTTACAACGTTGTTCAAACTAGGCGGTATATTATAATCAGGTCTATTAGGTCTTCCCATCTTACCAATAGAAGCTACAACATATTTAGCAGTATAAGTTTTATTATCAACAGTATTAACTTCTAAATATTCACCATTCTTTTTAATAGATTCAACTTCAGTATTAAACATAGCTTCAATGTAGTTTCCAAACAAACATTCACTAAATAAATCTAATACATCTCCTTTAGTTGCAGTTTCAAATTTAATGTTGCCTTTCAAATCTAAAGCTTCACCTTTATAATCTTTGTCTACTCTTTTATCATCTTTATAAAACTTTCTAATAGTAGTAGAGTGATTATCACCTTTTTCTATAAGAAGCACTTTTTTCATTTGAAGTATAGCAGCCTCAACAGCAGCAGCAATTCCGCCCGGGCCGCCTCCTACTATAATTAAATCATATATATTATCCATAATTTTACCTCCTTAAATAAAATATATATATCTTTAACATGTAAAATCAATTATTAGTATGAAATATTATAAAATAAATGTTAGAAAAGTCAAACAGTTTTATATACTAAAAAATTAAAAAGTTTTTTATTTATATCTATTATTATCACTTCCCTACAGCTATTTTATTTATACAAAATAATATATATATTTTTTGAATATGCTTTACAAAAGACTGTGTTTTTAATTAAAATAATAATATTATATAAATCTTATAAATATATAAAGATAAAATATTTATATATTGCTAAACCTGTCATAAAAATACAACTTTTACAAAGTATACACTATGAGCTAAGAAATCACTTTTAGATATATAACACTATGTAAAAGTTTAACAAATTACAAAATATAAGTTATTTAGTTATAAAATTATATATCTAGATTTTTAACATATTTAGCATTGGCCTCAATAAACTCTCTTCTCGGCTTAACTTCATCACCCATAAGCATAGAGAATAATTGGTCTGCCTTTTCAGCATCTTCTGTTAATACCTGATACATAAGTCTTGTTTCTGGGTTCATAGTAGTTTCCCATAATTGGTCAGCATTCATTTCACCCAAACCTTTATATCTTTGTATGTCGTATTTTCTATCTTTATTTTCTTCTAAGATTTTATCTCTCTGTTCATCAGTATATGCATAAACAAAATTTTTCTTATCAAAACTAATTTTGTATAGAGGAGGAACAGCTATAAATATATGTCCCAAATCTATTAAAGGACGCATATATCTAAAGAAGAAAGTTAAAAGTAAAGTTCTTATGTGTGAGCCGTCAATATCAGCATCAGCCATTATAATGATTCTTCCATATCTTATTTTAGATATATCAAAAGAAGCACCAACTCCGCATCCTAATGCTGCTATTATTGGTTTTAAGCTGTCGGTATCTATTATTTTATCGAGTCTTGCTTTTTCAACATTCAATACCTTACCTCTTAACGGTAATATAGCTTGGAAATGTCTATCTCTTCCGCCTTTAGCAGTACCGCCTGCAGAGTCTCCCTCTACAAGATATACTTCACATTTATCAACCTCTTGCTCAGAACAGTCAGCCAATTTGCCAGGCAAAGAATCGCTCTCTAAAGCATTTTTTCTTCTTGCTAAATCTCTTGCCCTTCTTGCAGCTTCTCTTGCATTTGCAGCTGATATTATTTTTTCAAGTATTGCTTTTATTACTTTTGGGTTTTGTGAGAAATAATCATTTAAACCTTCAACTACAAGTTTTTCTGTAACAGCACGAACTTCAGTATTACCCAATTTAGTTTTTGTTTGACCTTCAAATTGAGGATTAGGTATTTTTACAGATACTACAGCAACTAAACCTTCTCTTGTGTCTTCGCCCATAAATGTTATTTTATTCTTTTTGTCTAATTCAAGCTTTTTAGCAAAATCTGTATAAACTCTTGTTAAGGCTGTTCTAAATCCTACTAAATGCGTACCGCCTTCTGTAGTGTTTATGTTGTTACAGTATGTGAATATATTTTCATTATAGGCATCAACATATTGCATTGCTACTTCTACATCTGTTTTATCTTCTGTTTTATGCAAATATATTGGTTTATCATGCAATGTTTTTTTGTTTTCATTAAGGTGGGTGATAAACATTTCTATACCGCCCTCATAATAAAACTCATTGCTTACAGGTTTTGACTCTCTTTTATCTATGAGTGTTATTCTTATTCCTCTGTTTAAGAAAGCTAATTCTCTTAATCTATTAGCAAGTATTTTATAATCATAAACAGTTGTTTCAAATATTTCAGGGTCTGGAGTAAATGTTACTTTTGTTCCTGTTTTATTTGATTTACCTACTTCTTTTACAGGCTCTTCTGGTATTCCTCTATGATATACTTGTCTGTAGAGTTTACCGTCTTTGCTTACCTCAGCAATAAGCTCTGTACTTAAAGCATTAACTACAGATACACCAACACCATGCAAACCGCCTGATACTTTATAAGTTTCATTGTCAAATTTACCACCAGCATGAAGTTTAGTCATAACAACTTCTAAAGCAGATATTTTGAGCTTCGGATGCATATCAACAGGTATTCCTCTTCCATCATCTTCTACTTCTATTATATTATCTTTTTTTATTGTAACTATTATATTTTTACAGAAGCCTGCCATAGCTTCATCTATACTATTGTCAACTACCTCGTATACCAAATGATGCAAACCTTGAGAACCAGTAGAACCTATATACATACCTGGGCGTTTTCTAACAGGGTCTAATCCTTCTAACACCTGAATATTTTTCGAACTATATGTCTTTTCTCCAGTAGCCATTATATAATATCCTTTTCAATACTTAATTAAATTTTAATTGATATATTATACACCTATTTTAATATAATTACAATTAGGAAATGTTAGAGAGTTCTAATTATTTGAGTATTTAGTGTATGGGTTCAACGGCAATTTTTATGCAATTATCCTCTTTTTTATCAAATATCTCATAGCCTCTTAATATATTATCTAGTTTTATAGTATGAGTGATGAGAAAATCAGTATTTAACTTGCCTTGAGATATTAGCTGTAAGATTTCATCACTATGAACAGCATCAACACCGCCTGTTTTGAATATCAAGTTTTTTCCATACATTATATTTAACGGAAGTATCTGAGGCTTTTCATACATTGCAACTAATGCTACAACAGAATTAGGCCTTGCAATTCTCCAAGCTAAGTCGAATGTATTTTCTCCTCCTGCTGCCTCTATTGTGCCGTCAGAAAGTTTTCCAGCATTTATATCTTTTATATATTCTTCTATATTGCTAACTTTATTAGGATTAATAAAAAAGTCTGCTAAATTGTTTGTTTTTGCGATGTTTAATCTATCTTCATTTATATCTATTGCTATAATTTTTTTTGCTCCAAAAGCCCTCGCACTCATCATAGCACAAAGCCCCACTGGTCCAGCACCTATTACAGCAACAGTATCATTATTTTTTATATCGCAAAGCTCAGCACCAAAATATCCGCTTGCCAAAATATCTCCTACAAATAATGCATTTTTGTATGTAACATTTTGAGGAATTATATTTAATGACATATCAGCAAAAGGCACTCTCACATATTCAGCCTGACAGCCATTAATGCGGCAGCCTATCTCCCAGCCTCCTTTTTCGCAGTTGTTTATAAAGCCATTTTTGCAATAAAAACATTCTCCGCAAAAAGTTATGCAGTTGGCAGATACTCTGTCTCCTTTCTTTAACTTTCTTACATCGCTTCCAACTTCTACTACTTCGCCCACAAATTCATGCCCAAGCACTATATTTTTATTTGCTCTCGGTACTTGACCATTTATTATATGAAAGTCGCTTGTGCATATACTTGATAATTGTACTTTTACTATAGCGTCTTTACTGTCTATAATCTTTGGATTTTCTATTTCCTTTAATTCTATTTTTTTATCTCCAATATAAACTAAAGCTTTCATTTTTATTCCTAAAGTTTTTAATAGTTATAATAAGTATATACTAAAAAATTATATTTTGTAAAAAATATTAAGCTAAAACATTTGCACTTTTTGCAACTTTTTGTGGCGGGAAAAAGTTGAATAAAAATAAGAACATAAATTATAGTTGTTTAATAGATACTAAAAAAATTTTATTTTTTTTATTATTTGCGGGGACTAGTCCCCGCACCCCCAGTTCTTTTGCCGACGCTCTGCGTGCCTGCGGCAAGGCACCTACTCGGTATTGGTATAAAAGAACCTTATATCCTTCAGATACGCTTCGCGAAGAACTGCATTTTTATTATAAATTTCATAATTTAATTGTACATTAAAAGGCACTCCCCGCACGACTAAGAAGTTATAATTAAAGCATAGCATTACCGTGCGGCAAGGTGGTACAGCTCGTACGCGGAAAAAAGTTGAATAAAAAAATTATAAAAAAATTATAAAAAAATATAAATATAATTGTATAGATATATCAACATTTATTTTTTGACAAACTTTTTATTTTTTATATAATTATAAAACTTATAATTATGAATAATCAAGTTAAAGAATATATTTCAGAAAAATTAAAACGCCTGCCTACAAAATCTGGCGTATACTTTATGAAAGATAAAGACGCTAATATTATATATATAGGCAAAGCGAAATCATTAAAAAAAAGAGTATCTTCCTATTTTATAGGGAACAATAAAGATGCAAAAACAACTGCATTAGTAGAACATATTAGAGATATTGATTATATAGTTACAAAAAATGAAGTAGAGGCATTAATTCTTGAAGCAGAGATGATAAGAAAGCATAAGCCTCATTATAATATACTTCTTAAAGACCAAAAATCTTTCCCTTTTATAGCAATTACAAACGAACATTTTCCAAGAGTGATAAAAGCAAGAAATGTAATAGACAAAGAAAATGCTAAAAAATATAAAAAATATTATGGACCTTATGTTGCTGCTGAGAGGGCAGAAAAAATAGTAAAGTTTATAATAGATAATTTTAAGCTTAGAAGGTGCAAATATGATTTTCCTCTAAAACGTAAAATAAGACCTTGCCTTTATTATCATATAGGTAAATGCACCGCTCCTTGTGCTGATTTGATTGACGAGAAAGAATATGATAAAGATATTGATAATGCTATTATGCTTCTTGAGGGGAATGTTGATGAGCTTGTTGCTAAAATGAAGCAGGATATGTTTGTATTTGCAGAGAAGTTAGAGTTTGAGAGGGCAAAAGATTTAAGAGATAAAATTGACTTACTTAAATCTATCACAGTTGAACAGAGCATATATGTACCAGAGAGTGATGATATAGATATTATAGGAGCTTATGGACAAAATGGAGATTACACTATTGTTGTACTTTCTGTAAAAGGCGGTAAGCTTGTAGATAGAAAAACTTTTGCTATGCAAGACAAAAATATTGATGAGGATTCTAATAAATCAAGATATAGTGAAGTGATTTCTGCATTTATTACTCAATATTATACTCATAATAATTTAATACCCGCTTCAATAGCTACAGATTTTGTAATTAAAGATTTTGATGTTGTAAAGGATTATTTAAAAGAGATATCTGGAAGAGATGTTGAAATAAAACTTGATAACACAAAGAAAGGATTAATATCCATAGCCAACGAAAATGCAAGACATTTATTTAAAGAGAGAGCATTGATTAGAGAAGTGCCTATTGGTATTACAAGGCTTCAAGAAATATTTAAACTTAAAAAAGCTCCTTCTATAATAGAATCTTTCGATATAGCACATATTCAAGGAAGCTATACTATGGCTGGAATGGTGAGATTTGTTAATGGTGTTTCTGACAATAAAAACTATAGAATATTTAATATGAAAACTGTTACAGGCATAGATGACTTTGCTTCTATAAAAGAGGCAGTATATAGAAGATACAAAAGGCTTAAAGAAGAGAACTCTACATTTCCAGATTTAATACTTATAGATGGAGGAAGAGGTCAGCTTAATTCTGCAATAGAAGCTTTAAAAGAATTAGACATAAAAAATCAGCCTATAATGGCACTTGCTAAAAAGTTTGAAGAGATATATTTACCAAATAGAGAAACCCCTGTTCAATTAAATGATAATGAGCCTGCAAGGTTGTTTTTACAAAAGGTGAGAGATGAAACGCATAGATGGGTTAATACTAGTCATGGAAAAAAGAGAAGCAGAGAGATGGTAAAAAGCGAACTTGAAAAAATAGAAGGTTTGGGTAAAAAGGGCATAGAAAAACTTTATTCCCATTTTATCAATATAGACAATATAAAAAATGCTTCATTAGATAATATAGCCAATATACCGGGAATAAGTTATAAGGTGGCAAATAATATTTATAACTATTTCCACAAATAAAATAACTCGCTTAATCATTTATTTAATAAAATTATTAATTATTATATCTCTATTAATTAAATAAAAAATCATAGCTAAAATATATGGATACTATTTTTAATAGCAGTTTTAAATATATAAAATATATAAAAACTTTTTTAATAAAGTTATTTTTTTTAGTATAGACTAAATATAATTATTAATTTATAATATAAAAAAATATATAAAAGGTTTATATAATGAAAATACTAATTATAGGATCTGGCGGAAGAGAACATGCTATAGCTTTTAGTTTATCAAAGAATGAAAAAGTAAAAAAGATATATTGCTCTGACGGGAATGCCGGAACTTTTTATGAAAATAAATGTGAGAATATAAAATTAAATGGAATTGAAGAGTTTGTTAATTTTGCAAAAGATAAAAATATTGATTTAACTATAGTAGGAAGTGAGGAACTACTTGTTGCCGGTATAGTAGATATATTTGAAAAGAACAACTTAAAAATATTTGGACCGAATAAAAAAGGTGCTATGCTTGAAGGCTCCAAAGCTTATGCTAAAGAGTTTATGAAAAAGTATGGTATTAAAACGGCAGAATATAAAACATTTAATGACTACAATAATGCAAAAGAATATTTAAATAATATAAATTATCCTCTTGTTATAAAGGCGAGCGGGCTTGCTTTGGGTAAGGGAGTAATTATATGTAAAGACATTAACGAAGCTAATAATGCTTTAAAAGATATGATGATAAAAAAAGTATTCGGGGATGCTTGTAATGAGATAGTAATAGAAGAGTTTTTGGAAGGTTATGAGGCTTCTATTTTATCTATAACAGACGGAGAAACTATAATACCCTTTATATCTGCAAAAGACCATAAAAAAGCGTTAGATAATGATGAAGGATTAAACACAGGAGGAATGGGAGTAATATCGCCAAACCCTTATTATACAAAAGAGGCAGAAAGCTTATTTATAAAAGATATACTAACCCCTACTCTCGAAGGAATGAAAAAAGAAAATATAAGTTTTGCTGGTATAATATTTTTTGGGCTTATGATTACAAAAAATGGAGTATATTTGCTTGAGTAT
It encodes the following:
- a CDS encoding Eco57I restriction-modification methylase domain-containing protein; translated protein: MHSKDEVYKKVEELVIKFRNNREQYTNKNYNETETRRDFLDPFFEAFGWDVSNRAGKSQTYRDVIHEDKVKVGKETKAPDYAFRIGGNRVFFVEAKKPGVNLKEDSLPAFQLRRYGWSAKLGISFLTDFEELAIYDCTRKPNVNDKASTARIEYIHFEDYLKKFDFLYEILNKEKIEQGSLEKYIAGTSNKKGTESVDIDFLITLDNLRTKLASNISKLNKDLSVRDLNYAVQQIIDRIIFLRAAEDRGIEEYGDLKKTCENKNDNFYSNLLRVFEHADGRYNSGLFDFSKDSISSSIVIDNKVIKEIINELYYPLSPYEFSVISVEIIGNAYEQFLGKTITIGKNHSAKIELKPEVRKAGGVYYTPEYIVDYIVANTVGEAIKGKKPEEIANIKILDPACGSGSFLLGAYKYLLNYHIEYYNKIKDRAKFKGVKEDVIKENGDLTIWIKKQILRNNIFGVDIDSNAVEVTKLSLLMKCLEGESPASIQNNQDLFNERALPSLEDNIKCGNSLIGNDFYESQSMLDFDEETQYKINCFDWEDEFKNIFKGGGFDIVIGNPPYVSIRTVDFNNLFKEYFKNKFTLAVGQYDLYSLFTELSYKLLNENGIYSFILPKRLATNENFKELRKFYIDNFHITGYIDAEKPFLGASVEANIIICSKSNKNSKVKVGMFKKGIYNYFQDIDIKFVDNMPFNLFPFLLKENNINLINKIELSNYSKLGSHCDIIRGFECGFNNEKINKEKSKYKMIRGENISRYVITEGEYYVHPDFKNESKIFKREEIFTKVPKMVTKFVSNNIEFALDEVGYCNTNVVYNVHIIDESNINYLLAVLNSKVVNFWFKNIYVNDDTLFPHIQKNQLESIPIPLLDMSNTQDREMHDKIVTLVDNIITLNKKLSAEKNPNSITMINRQINAIDRQIDSLVYKIYNLDESDIKIVEGDN
- a CDS encoding PTS sugar transporter subunit IIB; translation: MLKVLAICANGSGTSLMMVEKIKRVLESFDIKDAQIEHSDLQNNKIDEYNLIFCPFAFLEKVKEAVKDDSKIIGIKNILSEEEFKRQIIDSGNLEELKKL
- a CDS encoding NAD(P)-binding domain-containing protein; translated protein: MDNIYDLIIVGGGPGGIAAAVEAAILQMKKVLLIEKGDNHSTTIRKFYKDDKRVDKDYKGEALDLKGNIKFETATKGDVLDLFSECLFGNYIEAMFNTEVESIKKNGEYLEVNTVDNKTYTAKYVVASIGKMGRPNRPDYNIPPSLNNVVNFNIYKCKENEKVLVVGGGNSAVEYAYLLGKDNDVTINYRKAEFTRPNEKNLETIKEDIASGKVKPRLGVDIKSIEDSNGKVLVHYADGADDTYDRVIYALGGVAPIDFLKRCDIELDESGVPIVNDKHESSVKNLFIAGDILYKSGGSIAKALNAGFDIVKYVDELMKK
- the gyrB gene encoding DNA topoisomerase (ATP-hydrolyzing) subunit B, producing the protein MATGEKTYSSKNIQVLEGLDPVRKRPGMYIGSTGSQGLHHLVYEVVDNSIDEAMAGFCKNIIVTIKKDNIIEVEDDGRGIPVDMHPKLKISALEVVMTKLHAGGKFDNETYKVSGGLHGVGVSVVNALSTELIAEVSKDGKLYRQVYHRGIPEEPVKEVGKSNKTGTKVTFTPDPEIFETTVYDYKILANRLRELAFLNRGIRITLIDKRESKPVSNEFYYEGGIEMFITHLNENKKTLHDKPIYLHKTEDKTDVEVAMQYVDAYNENIFTYCNNINTTEGGTHLVGFRTALTRVYTDFAKKLELDKKNKITFMGEDTREGLVAVVSVKIPNPQFEGQTKTKLGNTEVRAVTEKLVVEGLNDYFSQNPKVIKAILEKIISAANAREAARRARDLARRKNALESDSLPGKLADCSEQEVDKCEVYLVEGDSAGGTAKGGRDRHFQAILPLRGKVLNVEKARLDKIIDTDSLKPIIAALGCGVGASFDISKIRYGRIIIMADADIDGSHIRTLLLTFFFRYMRPLIDLGHIFIAVPPLYKISFDKKNFVYAYTDEQRDKILEENKDRKYDIQRYKGLGEMNADQLWETTMNPETRLMYQVLTEDAEKADQLFSMLMGDEVKPRREFIEANAKYVKNLDI
- a CDS encoding alcohol dehydrogenase, producing MKALVYIGDKKIELKEIENPKIIDSKDAIVKVQLSSICTSDFHIINGQVPRANKNIVLGHEFVGEVVEVGSDVRKLKKGDRVSANCITFCGECFYCKNGFINNCEKGGWEIGCRINGCQAEYVRVPFADMSLNIIPQNVTYKNALFVGDILASGYFGAELCDIKNNDTVAVIGAGPVGLCAMMSARAFGAKKIIAIDINEDRLNIAKTNNLADFFINPNKVSNIEEYIKDINAGKLSDGTIEAAGGENTFDLAWRIARPNSVVALVAMYEKPQILPLNIMYGKNLIFKTGGVDAVHSDEILQLISQGKLNTDFLITHTIKLDNILRGYEIFDKKEDNCIKIAVEPIH